One window of the Rosa rugosa chromosome 3, drRosRugo1.1, whole genome shotgun sequence genome contains the following:
- the LOC133738574 gene encoding ethylene-responsive transcription factor RAP2-1-like: MEGEYSCSSSSSSSTTSLEKRKKRQHEHDDNQEKPYRGIRMRKWGKWVAEIREPNKRSRIWLGSYTTPVAAARAYDTAVFYLRGPSARLNFPELVFQEGQLHDMSSASIRKKATEVGAKVDALQTALRSPSSQSKTGSQIKPDLNEYPDPENSDDN, translated from the coding sequence ATGGAAGGAGAGTACAGTTGTTCGTCATCGTCTTCTTCCTCGACCACGAGCTTAGAGAAGCGCAAGAAGAGACAACATGAGCACGATGATAACCAGGAAAAGCCCTACAGAGGAATAAGGATGAGAAAGTGGGGCAAGTGGGTGGCCGAGATTAGAGAACCCAACAAGCGGTCCAGGATTTGGCTTGGTTCGTACACAACTCCTGTCGCCGCCGCCAGAGCCTACGACACCGCCGTTTTCTACCTCCGAGGCCCTTCTGCGAGACTCAACTTCCCGGAGTTAGTTTTCCAAGAAGGCCAGCTGCACGACATGTCGTCCGCTTCCATACGCAAGAAGGCCACCGAGGTTGGGGCCAAAGTCGACGCTCTCCAAACTGCTCTCCGGTCGCCGTCGTCTCAGTCGAAAACTGGCTCCCAGATTAAGCCTGATTTGAACGAATACCCGGACCCGGAAAACTCCGATGACAACTGA
- the LOC133740902 gene encoding uncharacterized protein LOC133740902, with translation MNPIICNPIPYNKPLPLLFLNSSQSPFFNSQINPKHSSSISFNKRRWRRSYTAGANSEIDMVRNKQGIYTPKQKKVVILWDLDNKPPRGPPYQAAMALKQVAQHLGEVVDVSAYANRHAFIHLPNWVVEQRRERKQLDILERKGIVTPPEPYICGVCGRKCKSNLDLTKHFKQLHERERQKKLNRMRSLKGKKRQRFKERFISGNHKYNEAASTLIKPKVGYGLAAELRRAGVFVKTVEDKPQAADWALKRQMQHSMSRGIDWLFLVSDDSDFSDMLRKARESTLGTVVVGDWDRALGRHADVWVPWTEVEKGEISEKDLVPKRRTSEFSDEDSVFSDLGFGGGSELDNVVDDLVGLRSQGSGGMRISAFSEGEVEEGDWEEDYEESEDGDYLLEDSEDEDSEDEDGFF, from the coding sequence ATGAACCCCATCATCTGCAACCCAATCCCTTATAACAAACCCCTTCCTCTCCTTTTCCTCAATTCCTCCCAATCCCCATTCTTCAATTCCCAAATCAACCCAAAACACTCGTCCTCAATTTCCTTTAACAAACGAAGATGGAGGAGGAGCTATACAGCTGGCGCGAACTCCGAAATCGACATGGTGAGAAACAAGCAAGGCATATACACGCCGAAACAGAAGAAAGTGGTGATTTTGTGGGACCTGGACAACAAACCCCCTCGCGGGCCGCCGTACCAGGCGGCCATGGCGCTGAAACAGGTGGCCCAGCACTTGGGCGAGGTAGTTGACGTGTCGGCCTACGCCAACCGCCACGCCTTCATCCACTTGCCCAACTGGGTAGTGGAGCAGCGCCGGGAACGGAAGCAATTAGACATTCTGGAGCGCAAGGGGATAGTCACGCCTCCCGAGCCTTACATTTGCGGAGTCTGCGGCCGGAAGTGTAAGTCGAATTTGGATTTGACGAAGCACTTCAAGCAGCTACACGAGCGGGAGCGGCAGAAGAAGCTGAACCGAATGCGGTCTCTGAAAGGGAAGAAACGGCAGCGTTTCAAGGAGAGGTTTATTTCGGGGAATCATAAGTACAATGAGGCTGCGAGTACTTTGATCAAGCCCAAGGTTGGGTATGGACTGGCGGCTGAGCTGAGAAGAGCTGGGGTTTTTGTGAAGACGGTGGAGGATAAGCCGCAGGCGGCGGATTGGGCATTGAAGAGGCAAATGCAGCATTCTATGAGCCGTGGGATTGACTGGTTGTTCTTGGTTTCCGACGATTCGGATTTTTCGGACATGTTGAGGAAGGCTAGAGAGTCCACTTTGGGGACTGTGGTGGTGGGGGATTGGGATAGAGCTTTGGGGAGGCATGCGGATGTGTGGGTGCCGTGGACTGAGGTCGAAAAGGGGGAGATTTCCGAGAAGGATTTGGTGCCGAAAAGGAGGACAAGTGAGTTCTCTGACGAGGATTCCGTGTTTTCGGATTTGGGATTTGGTGGTGGGAGTGAATTGGACAATGTGGTTGATGATCTTGTTGGACTAAGGTCTCAGGGGTCTGGTGGAATGAGGATTTCGGCATTTTCAGAAGGGGAAGTGGAAGAAGGAGATTGGGAGGAAGACTATGAGGAAAGTGAGGATGGGGACTATTTGTTGGAGGACAGCGAGGATGAGGAttcagaagatgaagatgggttCTTTTGA